The Gemmatimonadota bacterium genomic sequence GACGGGTACGTCTACGGGCGGGGCGCGATCGACGACAAGGGAATGTTGGTCACCAACCTGCACGCGGTGCTCTGGTTGCAGTCCCTGGTCAATGACGGGGTGGTCCCGGAACGGGACGTGATCTTCCTGGCGACGGCCGACGAGGAGGCCGGTGGCGACCACGGGATCGATTGGGTGATGGCGCACCATCGAGACGACATCCAGGCCGGGGTGGCGCTCAACGAGGGGGGGCGCGTGCGGGTGATCAATGGCGAGGTCGCCTACGCCGCGATTCAGTGCGCAGAAAAGGTCCCGCACAACGTGATCATCACCGCCCGCGGGAGTGGGGGCCACGCGGCGATCCCGCACGACGGCAACGCGATTTCGCGCCTGGCGCTGGCCCTGTCCCGGATCACCGCGCACCGCGAGCCGCTGGAGCTGTTCGACGTGACGCGCGGATTCTTTGCCCAGCTAGCCGGGGTCTGGCCCGACGAGGCGCTTCGTGTCGCGATGGCCGACCTGGCGAGCGGAGATGCGGTGCGCGAGGCACGCGGGGCAGGGGCGCTGGGTGGGATTCCGTCGCTTGATGCCGTGCTTCGCACCGGCATCTCTCCGACCCTCATTTCGGGGGGCATCCGCTCCAACGTGATCCCCACCGAGGCGGAAGCGACCTTGAACATTCGGGTGATGCCGGGGCGTTCGCTGGCTGAGCTGCTGGACCGGCTCCGGGCCGTCGTGAATGACCCGGCGGTGGAGTTCCGGCTCAAGTCGTCGGGACTGGATGCGCCGGCCTCCAGCCCGGCGGCGCCGGAATACCAGGCGATTGTCGACGCCTTGCAGGCGGTGCATCCCGGGCTGCCGGTGGCGCCTTACCTGAGCACCGGAGCGACCGACTCCGCCACCCTTCGGCACGCCGGCATTCCGTGTTACGGCCTGCTGCCGTTCCCCC encodes the following:
- a CDS encoding M20/M25/M40 family metallo-hydrolase produces the protein MRSLRPSAVGLESILWDTVKDLQAVIRLESVNPPGNELAVARYVHDILHRHGVSSQLYEPAPGRGIVIGRVRGRGTSPPLLLMAHMDVVGVERDKWSTPPFGGEVLDGYVYGRGAIDDKGMLVTNLHAVLWLQSLVNDGVVPERDVIFLATADEEAGGDHGIDWVMAHHRDDIQAGVALNEGGRVRVINGEVAYAAIQCAEKVPHNVIITARGSGGHAAIPHDGNAISRLALALSRITAHREPLELFDVTRGFFAQLAGVWPDEALRVAMADLASGDAVREARGAGALGGIPSLDAVLRTGISPTLISGGIRSNVIPTEAEATLNIRVMPGRSLAELLDRLRAVVNDPAVEFRLKSSGLDAPASSPAAPEYQAIVDALQAVHPGLPVAPYLSTGATDSATLRHAGIPCYGLLPFPLTQDDEDRMHGHDERVRVDALSFGLAVTCGIVSRLAVEGA